In the Chromatiaceae bacterium genome, one interval contains:
- a CDS encoding serine hydroxymethyltransferase, translating into MFSKEMRIEGYDDELFAAIQAEERRQEEHIELIASENYTSPRVMQAQGSVLTNKYAEGYPAKRYYGGCEYVDKAEQLAIERAKQLFGADYANVQPHSGSQANSAVYMALCQPGDTVLGMSLAHGGHLTHGAKPNFSGKIYHAVQYGLNPDTGEIDYDEVERLAHEHKPKMVVAGFSAYSRIVDWQRFRDIADAVGAYLFVDMAHVAGLVAAGVYPNPVQIADVTTTTTHKTLRGPRAGLILAKANEEIEKKLNSAVFPGGQGGPLMHVIAAKAVAFKEAMEPAFVEYQKQVVRNAQTMAQVFMARGYDVVSKGTDDHLFLVSFIEAGLTGKDVDAWLGAANITVNKNAVPNDPQSPFVTSGIRVGTPAVTTRGFDQQMCADLAGWMCDVIDARGDTAVIEGIRAKVLDVCARNPVYK; encoded by the coding sequence ATGTTCAGCAAAGAGATGCGTATCGAGGGTTACGATGACGAGCTGTTCGCCGCCATCCAGGCGGAGGAGCGGCGCCAGGAGGAGCATATCGAGCTGATTGCCTCCGAGAACTACACCAGCCCGCGGGTGATGCAGGCGCAGGGTTCGGTGCTGACCAACAAGTACGCCGAGGGTTACCCGGCAAAGCGCTACTACGGCGGCTGCGAGTACGTCGACAAGGCCGAGCAGCTGGCGATCGAGCGCGCCAAGCAGCTGTTCGGTGCCGACTATGCGAACGTGCAGCCGCACTCCGGATCGCAGGCCAACTCCGCGGTGTACATGGCACTGTGCCAGCCGGGTGATACCGTACTGGGAATGAGCCTGGCGCATGGCGGGCATCTCACCCACGGTGCGAAGCCGAATTTCTCCGGAAAGATCTATCACGCGGTGCAGTACGGCCTGAACCCGGACACGGGCGAGATTGATTACGACGAGGTGGAACGGCTGGCGCACGAGCACAAGCCGAAGATGGTCGTGGCCGGTTTCTCCGCCTACTCACGGATCGTCGACTGGCAGCGTTTTCGCGACATCGCCGACGCGGTCGGTGCCTATCTGTTCGTCGACATGGCCCATGTCGCCGGCCTTGTCGCTGCGGGCGTCTATCCGAATCCGGTGCAGATCGCCGATGTCACGACGACCACGACCCACAAGACGCTGCGCGGACCACGTGCCGGTCTGATCCTGGCGAAGGCCAACGAGGAGATCGAGAAGAAGCTCAATTCCGCGGTGTTCCCCGGTGGCCAGGGCGGACCGCTGATGCACGTGATTGCCGCCAAGGCGGTCGCATTCAAGGAGGCGATGGAGCCGGCATTTGTGGAGTATCAGAAGCAGGTTGTCAGGAATGCCCAGACGATGGCCCAGGTGTTCATGGCGCGCGGCTACGACGTCGTGTCCAAGGGGACCGACGACCATCTGTTCCTGGTCAGTTTCATCGAGGCGGGACTGACCGGCAAGGATGTCGACGCCTGGCTCGGTGCCGCGAACATCACGGTGAACAAAAACGCCGTGCCCAACGACCCGCAGTCACCGTTCGTGACGTCCGGCATACGGGTCGGCACTCCGGCGGTCACGACCCGCGGTTTCGATCAGCAGATGTGCGCCGATCTGGCCGGCTGGATGTGCGACGTGATCGATGCGCGCGGTGATACCGCGGTGATCGAGGGCATCCGGGCCAAGGTGCTGGACGTCTGCGCCAGGAATCCGGTCTATAAATAA
- the folD gene encoding bifunctional methylenetetrahydrofolate dehydrogenase/methenyltetrahydrofolate cyclohydrolase FolD, giving the protein MSAQILDGKAIAAELRNTIKDRVDARLAAGQRPPGLVVVLVGENPASQVYVRNKQNACRQVGFHSELLQLPAETRQEELLALIDRLNARDDVDGILVQLPLPDQIDAEAVTERILPSKDVDGFHPYNIGRLVLRQPLLRPCTPKGVMTMLAHTGIDLVGKDAVIIGQSNIVGRPMFLELLMARCTVTICHSKTRDLPDKARSADILVVAVGVAELVKADWVKPGSIVIDVGMNRREDGGLCGDVDTAAVAEVASWITPVPGGVGPMTVATLLENTLLATELRDSGGDQATT; this is encoded by the coding sequence ATGAGCGCACAGATCCTCGATGGCAAGGCGATCGCCGCCGAACTCCGTAACACCATAAAAGACCGGGTCGACGCGCGGCTCGCCGCGGGACAGCGCCCGCCCGGGCTGGTGGTCGTACTGGTGGGCGAGAATCCCGCGTCGCAGGTCTACGTGCGCAACAAACAGAACGCCTGCCGGCAGGTCGGTTTCCATTCCGAGCTGTTGCAGCTCCCCGCCGAGACCCGGCAGGAAGAGCTATTGGCGCTGATCGACCGCCTGAACGCGCGCGACGACGTCGACGGTATCCTGGTGCAGCTGCCGCTGCCCGACCAGATCGACGCGGAAGCGGTCACCGAACGCATTCTGCCCAGCAAGGACGTCGACGGCTTCCACCCGTACAACATCGGCCGACTGGTACTTCGCCAACCCCTGTTGCGGCCCTGCACCCCCAAGGGCGTGATGACGATGCTTGCGCATACCGGTATCGACCTGGTCGGCAAGGATGCGGTGATCATCGGTCAATCGAATATCGTCGGCCGGCCCATGTTCCTCGAGCTGTTGATGGCGCGCTGCACGGTGACGATCTGCCACAGCAAGACCAGGGATCTGCCGGACAAGGCGCGCTCAGCCGATATCCTGGTCGTCGCGGTCGGTGTCGCAGAACTCGTCAAGGCGGATTGGGTCAAGCCAGGGTCGATCGTGATCGACGTCGGGATGAACCGCCGCGAGGACGGCGGCCTGTGTGGCGACGTCGACACCGCAGCGGTCGCCGAGGTCGCGAGCTGGATCACGCCGGTCCCCGGCGGCGTCGGCCCCATGACGGTCGCCACCCTGCTGGAGAATACGCTGCTCGCGACGGAACTGCGCGACAGCGGTGGCGATCAGGCGACCACCTGA
- a CDS encoding GGDEF domain-containing protein, with the protein MENRAATRPLPVSRPALLLAFAGIGLVGYLVGGWFAGSPDKAAGSAIYGPAPIGQSIATPITLVLATLSVALAVSLSWRSRRKAPQSALRDPLSGLFTAAYVDEALPRLMARDDRNGRSQLALVRVGLDSIEDVRRRYGAAAADKVLAAAGRHIASQTRDCDLPVEPDAQGFSVFLHCEDAEQAAAFCRRLSTLLHSEQLDWRGDAIKVSTHMGIAVRKLGEPVEQLTDRATSNQQLAAGSVPGQVVA; encoded by the coding sequence GTGGAAAATCGCGCCGCTACTCGCCCCCTGCCGGTCTCCCGGCCTGCACTCCTGCTGGCGTTCGCCGGGATCGGCCTGGTCGGCTACCTGGTCGGCGGGTGGTTCGCAGGTTCGCCCGACAAGGCCGCGGGGTCAGCGATCTACGGTCCGGCACCGATCGGCCAGTCCATCGCGACGCCGATCACCCTGGTCCTCGCGACGTTGTCGGTCGCATTGGCGGTCTCGCTGTCGTGGCGATCGCGCCGCAAGGCGCCGCAGTCGGCGCTGCGCGACCCGCTCAGCGGCCTGTTCACCGCGGCCTATGTCGACGAGGCGCTGCCGCGTCTGATGGCGCGTGACGACCGTAATGGCCGCAGCCAGCTGGCGTTGGTTCGGGTGGGACTGGACTCGATCGAGGACGTGCGGCGGCGTTACGGCGCGGCGGCGGCCGACAAGGTCCTGGCGGCGGCCGGCCGGCATATCGCCAGCCAGACGCGCGACTGTGACCTTCCGGTCGAGCCGGATGCACAGGGGTTCTCGGTGTTTCTGCACTGCGAGGATGCCGAGCAGGCGGCGGCGTTCTGCCGACGGTTGAGCACCCTGTTGCACAGCGAACAGCTGGACTGGCGCGGTGATGCGATCAAGGTATCGACGCATATGGGGATCGCAGTGCGCAAGCTCGGTGAGCCGGTCGAGCAATTGACCGACAGGGCGACCAGCAATCAACAGCTTGCGGCCGGCAGTGTGCCCGGTCAGGTGGTCGCCTGA
- the ettA gene encoding energy-dependent translational throttle protein EttA, with protein sequence MAQYIFTMNRVSKIVPPKRQILRDISLSFFPGAKIGVLGLNGSGKSSLLRIMAGVDTEIDGEARPQPGINIGYLPQEPQLDASKDVRGNVEEALGHIKSAMTELDQVYAAYAEPDADFDALAKRQAELENILQASDGHNLERQLEVAADALRLPPWDADVNTLSGGERRRVALCKLLLSKPDMLLLDEPTNHLDAESVAWLERFLHDYPGTVVAVTHDRYFLDNVAGWILELDRGHGIPWEGNYSSWLEQKENRLEQEQKQEAARIKAMKEELEWVRQNPKGRQAKSKARLARFEELQSSDFQARNETNEIYIPPGERLGDLVIEANALVKGYGERLLYDGLSFNLPKGGIVGVIGPNGAGKTTLFRLLTGQEQPDGGELRVGPTVQLAYVDQSRDALDGSETVWEEISDGQEIITVGRFQMPSRAYCSRFNFRGSDQQKKVGDLSGGERNRVHLAKLLKSGGNVLLLDEPTNDLDVETLRALEEALLAFPGCAVVISHDRWFLDRIATHILAFEGDSQVVWYEGNFADYEEDKKRRLGEDAVNPHRIKYRRIHA encoded by the coding sequence ATGGCCCAGTACATTTTCACCATGAACCGCGTCAGCAAGATCGTGCCGCCGAAACGGCAGATCCTGCGCGATATCTCGTTGTCGTTCTTTCCGGGTGCCAAGATCGGCGTGCTCGGCCTGAACGGCTCGGGCAAGTCTTCGCTGTTGCGCATCATGGCCGGCGTCGACACCGAGATAGACGGCGAGGCCCGCCCGCAACCGGGCATCAACATCGGTTACCTGCCGCAGGAACCGCAGCTCGACGCGAGCAAGGACGTGCGCGGAAACGTCGAGGAGGCCCTGGGCCACATCAAGTCGGCGATGACCGAGCTCGACCAGGTGTACGCCGCCTATGCGGAACCGGACGCCGACTTCGACGCCCTGGCCAAACGTCAGGCGGAACTCGAAAACATCCTGCAGGCCAGCGACGGCCACAACCTCGAACGCCAGCTGGAGGTCGCCGCCGATGCACTGCGCCTGCCGCCCTGGGATGCCGATGTGAACACCCTGTCGGGCGGCGAACGCCGGCGAGTCGCGTTGTGCAAGTTGCTGCTGTCGAAACCGGACATGCTGCTGCTGGACGAACCGACCAACCACCTGGACGCCGAGTCGGTGGCCTGGCTGGAGCGCTTTCTGCACGACTATCCGGGCACCGTCGTCGCGGTCACCCACGACCGCTACTTCCTCGACAACGTCGCCGGCTGGATCCTGGAACTCGACCGCGGCCATGGGATCCCCTGGGAAGGCAACTACTCGTCGTGGCTGGAGCAGAAGGAGAACCGCCTCGAGCAGGAGCAGAAGCAGGAAGCGGCCCGTATCAAGGCGATGAAGGAAGAACTCGAGTGGGTGCGGCAGAACCCGAAGGGTCGCCAGGCCAAGAGCAAGGCGCGTCTGGCCCGTTTCGAGGAACTGCAAAGCAGCGACTTCCAAGCGCGCAACGAGACCAACGAGATCTATATCCCGCCCGGCGAACGCCTCGGCGACCTGGTGATCGAGGCCAACGCCCTGGTGAAGGGCTACGGCGAGCGCCTGCTGTACGACGGCCTCAGCTTCAACCTGCCGAAAGGCGGGATCGTCGGCGTGATCGGTCCGAACGGCGCCGGCAAGACCACGCTGTTCCGGCTGCTGACCGGCCAGGAGCAACCGGACGGCGGCGAACTGCGTGTCGGACCCACCGTGCAACTGGCGTACGTCGACCAGAGCCGCGATGCGCTCGACGGCAGCGAGACCGTGTGGGAGGAGATCTCCGACGGCCAGGAGATCATCACGGTCGGCAGGTTCCAGATGCCGTCGCGTGCCTACTGCTCGCGTTTCAACTTCCGTGGTTCGGATCAGCAGAAGAAAGTCGGCGACCTCTCGGGCGGCGAACGCAACCGCGTGCACCTGGCCAAGCTGCTCAAGTCCGGCGGTAATGTCCTGCTGCTCGACGAACCGACCAACGACCTCGACGTAGAGACGCTGCGCGCCCTCGAAGAGGCGCTGCTCGCGTTCCCGGGATGCGCCGTGGTGATCTCGCACGATCGTTGGTTCCTCGACCGCATCGCGACCCATATCCTGGCCTTCGAGGGCGACTCGCAGGTAGTCTGGTACGAAGGAAACTTCGCCGACTACGAAGAGGACAAGAAGCGCCGCCTCGGTGAAGACGCGGTCAATCCGCATCGGATCAAATACCGGCGAATCCACGCCTGA
- a CDS encoding sulfur globule protein CV1: MKKIIAIAALIASAQASAFWGWNDSSNYGAGNGYGNGYADTVGSGDAEADFTFDFNMTARFRGEGRGYGNGYGNGYGSGYGYNSHIPYYAAPYGYMPPDLVPRAAE, translated from the coding sequence ATGAAAAAAATAATCGCAATCGCGGCGCTGATCGCCTCGGCCCAGGCGAGCGCGTTCTGGGGCTGGAACGACAGCTCGAACTACGGCGCCGGCAATGGCTACGGCAACGGATATGCCGACACGGTCGGCAGTGGGGACGCCGAGGCCGATTTCACGTTCGACTTCAACATGACCGCGCGATTCCGCGGCGAAGGGCGTGGCTATGGCAACGGTTACGGCAATGGCTATGGCAGTGGTTACGGGTACAACAGTCACATCCCGTACTACGCCGCCCCCTATGGCTATATGCCGCCGGATCTGGTGCCGCGGGCCGCGGAGTGA
- a CDS encoding ATP-binding protein: protein MTEQKDFFSRANRLLERWEALQAGHATPPDWAHQAFRWRHDHYGMRLLPVRHPHRVQLDDLLCIDRQKAEVVRNTLQFVQRRPANNVLLWGARGTGKSTLIKAVFNAFVERGLRLIEVEKEHLVDLVEIVDLLEGREERFLLYCDDLSFEADDAGYKALKAVLEGSIAAPADNVLIYASSNRRHLLPEMKAENQDVHLVDGEIHPGEAIEEKVSLSERFGLWLSFYPYTQDDYLTIVEHWLQKLHAGSCSDEQMRLAALRWAGQRGSRSGRVARQFAVDQAGRHA, encoded by the coding sequence ATGACTGAACAAAAAGATTTTTTTTCCCGCGCCAACCGATTGCTCGAGCGTTGGGAGGCGCTCCAGGCAGGCCATGCGACTCCGCCCGATTGGGCGCATCAGGCATTCCGCTGGCGACACGACCACTACGGCATGCGGCTGCTCCCGGTCCGACATCCGCACCGCGTACAACTCGACGACCTGCTGTGCATCGACCGGCAAAAGGCCGAGGTGGTCCGCAACACGCTGCAGTTCGTGCAACGGCGGCCGGCAAACAACGTGCTGTTGTGGGGTGCGCGCGGGACCGGTAAATCAACCCTGATCAAGGCCGTCTTCAATGCGTTCGTCGAGCGCGGTCTGCGCCTGATCGAGGTCGAAAAAGAACACCTGGTGGACCTCGTGGAGATCGTGGATCTGCTCGAGGGACGCGAGGAACGCTTCCTGCTGTACTGTGACGACCTGTCGTTCGAGGCCGACGATGCCGGATACAAGGCACTCAAGGCGGTCCTCGAGGGTTCGATCGCCGCGCCGGCCGACAACGTGCTGATCTACGCGAGTTCGAACCGTCGCCACCTGCTGCCGGAGATGAAGGCGGAGAACCAGGACGTGCACCTCGTAGACGGCGAGATCCATCCGGGCGAGGCGATCGAGGAAAAAGTCTCGTTGTCGGAGCGCTTCGGACTGTGGCTGTCGTTCTACCCCTACACGCAGGACGACTACCTGACGATCGTCGAACACTGGTTGCAGAAACTCCACGCGGGTAGCTGCAGTGACGAGCAGATGCGGCTTGCGGCGCTGCGCTGGGCGGGCCAGCGCGGCTCGCGCAGCGGCCGGGTGGCCCGCCAGTTCGCGGTCGATCAGGCGGGGCGCCATGCCTGA
- a CDS encoding GNAT family N-acetyltransferase yields MPESPLVVRRVDFADPHDTRDYLHLLDAYARDPMGGGAALSDTVLERLPRDLRRHPGAYCLMAEQDGEAVGFATCFLGYSTFLARPLLNIHDIAVLPEWRRLGAARHLIAGIETLARELDCCRITLEVREDNAAARRLYQATGFEPAECNQFMQKPL; encoded by the coding sequence ATGCCTGAGTCGCCACTCGTCGTGCGCCGGGTGGACTTCGCCGATCCGCACGACACCCGTGACTACCTCCATCTGCTGGATGCCTATGCGCGCGACCCGATGGGAGGCGGTGCGGCACTCAGCGACACCGTGCTCGAACGCCTGCCACGGGACCTGCGCCGGCATCCCGGGGCCTATTGCCTGATGGCCGAACAGGACGGGGAGGCGGTCGGATTCGCGACCTGTTTTCTGGGGTACTCGACGTTTCTCGCCCGGCCCCTGTTGAATATCCACGATATCGCGGTATTGCCCGAATGGCGCAGGCTCGGCGCCGCACGGCACCTGATCGCGGGTATCGAAACCCTGGCACGGGAACTCGACTGCTGTCGGATCACGCTCGAGGTCCGTGAAGACAACGCTGCCGCGCGCCGCCTTTACCAGGCCACCGGGTTCGAACCCGCCGAATGCAACCAGTTCATGCAAAAGCCGTTGTGA
- a CDS encoding sulfoxide reductase heme-binding subunit YedZ, protein MAEKRETWLRFVAKPVVFILSLAPFAWLLWGAVEGDLGANPLEHVTHATGDWALRMLLVTLAMTPLRLLTGSAAWIRFRRMFGLFAFFYASLHFVVWIWLDQELVWSNMVADIAKRPYVTVGFIAWLLLVPLALTSTRGMMRRLGRRWKTLHRAVYAAGVLGVLHYIWLVKADLLEPLIYAGILALLLAVRWRPRLLTRVGWNGRPINAR, encoded by the coding sequence ATGGCGGAGAAACGAGAAACCTGGCTGCGCTTCGTGGCCAAGCCGGTGGTGTTCATACTGTCCCTTGCGCCCTTTGCATGGCTGTTGTGGGGTGCGGTCGAGGGAGATCTGGGCGCCAACCCGCTGGAGCACGTGACCCATGCGACCGGCGATTGGGCGTTACGCATGCTGCTTGTCACTTTGGCGATGACGCCGTTGCGGCTGCTCACCGGCAGCGCCGCATGGATCCGCTTCCGACGCATGTTCGGCCTGTTTGCGTTCTTCTACGCGAGTCTGCATTTCGTTGTCTGGATCTGGCTGGATCAGGAACTCGTCTGGAGCAACATGGTGGCCGACATCGCGAAGCGCCCCTACGTCACGGTCGGCTTCATCGCCTGGCTGTTGTTGGTGCCCTTGGCGCTGACCTCGACCCGCGGCATGATGCGTCGACTGGGGCGACGCTGGAAGACGTTGCACCGCGCCGTGTACGCCGCCGGCGTGCTCGGGGTGTTGCACTACATCTGGCTGGTCAAAGCCGATCTGCTGGAGCCCCTGATCTACGCGGGTATCCTCGCGCTGCTGCTCGCCGTACGTTGGCGTCCCAGGCTGCTCACGCGCGTCGGGTGGAACGGGCGGCCTATTAATGCTCGCTAA
- the msrP gene encoding protein-methionine-sulfoxide reductase catalytic subunit MsrP, translating to MLIKKPSDIRPSEITDRGIYLKRREFLQAAAALGLGAVAGPASALAKSEAHGTPIKDLVKSGIGEGMQPTEYEYVTGYNNFYEFGTGKGDPADNAHTLRTRPWSVVVDGECEAPGEIGIEDILKTLPQEERIYRLRCVEAWAMVVPWVGFPLGELLKRFKPTSSAKYVAFETLYDPKQMPGQRRAVLDWPYREGLRIDEAMHPLAILATGLYGELLPNQNGAPLRLVVPWKYGFKSIKSIVRISFTRTIPETTWWKMAPDEYGFYANVNPEVDHPRWSQARERHIGEGLFASKHPTLMFNGYAEQVAGLYKGMDLHKFY from the coding sequence ATGCTGATCAAGAAACCGAGCGACATTCGACCCTCCGAGATTACCGACCGCGGCATCTACCTGAAGCGCCGCGAGTTCCTGCAGGCGGCCGCTGCACTGGGGCTCGGCGCCGTCGCCGGGCCCGCCTCGGCACTGGCGAAAAGCGAGGCGCATGGCACGCCGATCAAGGACCTCGTGAAGAGCGGGATCGGCGAGGGCATGCAGCCCACCGAATACGAGTACGTCACCGGCTACAACAATTTCTACGAGTTCGGTACCGGCAAGGGTGATCCGGCAGACAACGCCCACACGCTGCGCACCCGCCCCTGGTCGGTGGTCGTCGACGGTGAGTGCGAGGCACCTGGCGAGATCGGCATCGAAGACATCCTCAAGACACTGCCGCAGGAGGAACGTATCTACCGACTGCGTTGCGTCGAGGCCTGGGCCATGGTGGTGCCGTGGGTGGGTTTCCCGCTCGGTGAGCTACTCAAACGGTTCAAACCGACGTCCAGTGCGAAATATGTCGCATTCGAGACGCTCTACGACCCGAAACAGATGCCGGGACAGCGGCGCGCGGTGCTCGATTGGCCGTACCGCGAGGGCCTGCGCATCGACGAGGCGATGCATCCGCTGGCAATCCTGGCGACCGGCCTGTACGGGGAACTGTTGCCGAACCAGAACGGCGCGCCTTTGCGGCTCGTGGTGCCGTGGAAGTACGGGTTCAAGAGCATCAAGTCGATCGTGCGCATCAGCTTCACGCGCACCATCCCCGAGACGACCTGGTGGAAGATGGCGCCCGACGAGTACGGGTTCTATGCGAACGTGAATCCCGAGGTCGACCACCCGCGCTGGAGCCAGGCACGGGAGCGCCATATCGGCGAAGGCCTGTTCGCGAGCAAACATCCGACGCTGATGTTCAACGGCTATGCCGAACAGGTGGCGGGCCTGTACAAGGGCATGGACCTGCACAAATTCTATTGA
- a CDS encoding fused MFS/spermidine synthase: MNADRRRIAVYAAVVFISSALLLILEIVAARLIAPHVGVSLYTWSAVIGIVLAGLSIGNALGGVWADRRASAAAAGGVLIMAGLSALLIPLLLWLTAGALQQFTLSIMSSSLVLVLALFLVPALLIGIVTPLLTTLALAHSTQPGHIVGMMHALSATGSIVGTFAAAWWLIPTLGSRNVVLVSGVALLISGLVFVRPRHNPREGVLSLLALLLAAALCIGTLLHPALASPCERESSYFCIRTIEEGEHPALGRMRSLVLDHLMHGTNVENDGTFLEAPYVQLMQELMCRHHHDKASLSAFFVGGGAYTQPRALWLSSMAVDITVAELDPVVTETARERLFLDDQDMHVVHGDARAILRRLPEQQRFDVIVGDAFHDISAPYHLLTAEFADLVRRRLHDDGIYVLNLVDVYPDGRLAQALLKTLRTAFTQVDVWLHEVPLRPTRVTYVISATNHSVDREGPRDRLRAVTRPARSWTRITDRLASNDAALDAIPLLTDDNAPVERLISLLFTSGLGQ; this comes from the coding sequence GTGAACGCCGATCGCAGACGCATCGCCGTCTATGCGGCGGTCGTATTCATCAGCTCGGCTTTGCTGCTGATCCTCGAGATCGTCGCGGCGCGTCTGATCGCCCCGCATGTCGGTGTGTCGCTGTATACCTGGTCGGCGGTCATCGGCATCGTGTTGGCCGGGCTGTCGATCGGCAACGCGCTCGGCGGGGTCTGGGCGGACCGCAGGGCGAGCGCCGCGGCAGCCGGTGGTGTATTGATCATGGCCGGGCTATCCGCGCTGCTGATCCCCTTGTTGCTGTGGTTGACCGCCGGCGCCCTTCAGCAGTTCACCCTGTCGATCATGAGTTCGAGCCTAGTGCTGGTGCTGGCGTTGTTCCTGGTCCCGGCGCTGTTGATCGGTATCGTCACGCCATTGCTCACCACGCTGGCGCTCGCGCACAGTACCCAGCCCGGCCATATCGTCGGCATGATGCATGCGCTCAGTGCGACTGGCAGCATTGTCGGCACCTTCGCCGCCGCCTGGTGGCTCATCCCGACGCTGGGCTCACGCAACGTGGTGCTGGTCAGCGGCGTGGCCCTGCTGATCAGCGGACTCGTGTTCGTCCGGCCCCGGCACAACCCGCGCGAGGGGGTGCTGAGCCTGCTTGCGCTGCTGCTGGCCGCTGCTTTGTGTATCGGCACCCTGCTGCACCCGGCGCTGGCGTCACCCTGTGAGCGTGAGAGCAGCTATTTCTGCATCCGAACGATCGAAGAGGGCGAGCACCCGGCACTCGGTCGGATGCGCAGCCTGGTGCTCGACCATCTGATGCATGGCACCAATGTCGAGAACGACGGCACCTTCCTCGAGGCGCCCTATGTGCAGCTGATGCAGGAACTGATGTGCCGCCATCATCATGACAAGGCGAGTCTCAGCGCCTTCTTCGTCGGTGGCGGCGCCTACACCCAGCCGCGCGCGCTGTGGTTGTCGTCGATGGCGGTGGACATCACGGTTGCCGAACTGGATCCCGTCGTGACCGAAACCGCACGCGAGCGGCTGTTTCTCGATGACCAGGACATGCACGTCGTGCACGGTGACGCGCGTGCCATTCTGCGCCGGCTGCCGGAACAGCAGCGATTCGATGTGATCGTCGGCGACGCATTCCACGATATCTCGGCGCCCTATCATCTGTTGACCGCGGAGTTCGCAGACCTGGTCCGGCGTCGTCTGCACGACGACGGGATCTACGTGCTGAACCTGGTCGACGTGTATCCCGACGGGCGATTGGCGCAGGCGTTGCTCAAGACCCTGCGCACGGCATTTACGCAGGTCGATGTATGGCTGCACGAGGTGCCGCTGCGGCCGACCCGGGTGACCTACGTGATCAGCGCCACCAATCATTCTGTCGACCGCGAGGGACCACGCGACCGATTGCGCGCGGTGACCCGGCCGGCGCGCAGTTGGACGCGGATCACCGACCGCCTGGCCTCGAACGACGCCGCACTGGACGCGATACCGTTGCTCACCGATGACAATGCACCCGTGGAACGTCTGATCTCCCTGCTGTTCACCAGCGGCCTGGGCCAGTGA
- a CDS encoding SlyX family protein, whose amino-acid sequence MKPDQVEDLQERITHQELAIEALHESVVRQDRVIADLQAELAQVKQLLRELRPALLDANAHDETPPHY is encoded by the coding sequence ATGAAGCCGGACCAGGTCGAGGATCTGCAGGAACGTATCACTCACCAGGAACTGGCCATCGAGGCGCTGCACGAGAGCGTCGTGCGCCAGGACCGGGTGATCGCGGACCTGCAGGCCGAACTGGCGCAGGTCAAGCAACTACTGCGCGAACTGCGGCCGGCACTGCTCGATGCCAATGCGCATGACGAAACGCCGCCACACTATTGA